The Variovorax paradoxus B4 genome includes a region encoding these proteins:
- a CDS encoding relaxase/mobilization nuclease domain-containing protein, with protein MPEQTARIGRSGRGAADAPRDMTLDIVSYGRRGPGGTLRLGADQIAQIQRTVGRTPEVMVKVSGGGRDVGGVQAHLRYIGRHGKLQLETDEGLTPQGRGAPKEITADWQLELCRSQYKPKPAPGQKDTRTKLVHNIVLSMPAGTPPDKVLAAARVFARENFALQYRYAMVLHTDQPHPHVHLVVKCEHEFEPGQRLYIRKETLRQWREQFAALMREQGVAANATPRQVRGQTRKPYRDAIHHRLRALRAFGQLPPADRARHRPPKTSTFMGAKLENLLQALRSGRGAVDDGQEKMRNTRREVVEDWRATVDALRRRGEADLADQVDHFVGRMPDIQTDSQRLADHWKEQIRRRTPDRDDALPPGTRTR; from the coding sequence ATGCCTGAACAGACGGCGCGCATCGGACGAAGCGGCCGCGGCGCGGCCGATGCGCCGCGCGACATGACCCTGGACATCGTGAGCTACGGTCGGCGTGGACCCGGCGGCACGCTGCGCCTCGGCGCCGACCAGATCGCGCAAATTCAGCGCACCGTGGGGCGCACGCCCGAGGTGATGGTGAAGGTCTCAGGGGGCGGACGGGATGTCGGCGGCGTCCAGGCCCATCTGCGCTACATCGGCCGGCACGGCAAGCTGCAGTTGGAAACCGACGAGGGGCTGACGCCGCAGGGCCGGGGTGCTCCCAAGGAGATCACGGCCGACTGGCAGCTGGAACTTTGCAGAAGCCAGTACAAGCCGAAACCCGCTCCGGGGCAGAAAGACACGCGTACGAAGTTGGTGCACAACATCGTCCTGTCCATGCCCGCCGGCACGCCGCCGGACAAGGTACTGGCAGCCGCGCGCGTCTTTGCACGCGAGAACTTCGCGCTGCAATATCGCTACGCCATGGTGCTGCACACCGATCAGCCGCACCCGCATGTGCATCTGGTGGTCAAGTGCGAGCACGAGTTCGAGCCTGGCCAGCGCCTCTACATCCGCAAGGAAACGCTGCGCCAGTGGCGCGAGCAGTTCGCCGCGCTGATGCGAGAGCAGGGCGTGGCGGCCAATGCCACACCGCGCCAAGTGCGAGGGCAGACCCGCAAACCGTACAGAGATGCGATCCATCATCGGCTGCGCGCGCTCCGGGCATTCGGACAGCTGCCGCCCGCCGACCGAGCCAGGCATCGACCGCCGAAGACCTCGACCTTCATGGGCGCCAAGCTGGAGAACCTGCTCCAGGCTCTGAGGTCGGGGCGAGGCGCCGTGGATGACGGACAAGAGAAGATGCGAAACACCCGGCGGGAGGTGGTCGAAGATTGGCGTGCCACAGTGGATGCGCTCCGAAGACGGGGCGAGGCAGATCTTGCCGACCAAGTGGATCATTTCGTCGGAAGAATGCCGGACATACAAACCGACTCACAGCGACTGGCCGACCACTGGAAAGAGCAGATCAGACGCCGAACTCCAGACCGCGACGATGCTCTGCCGCCCGGAACGCGCACCCGGTGA
- a CDS encoding nucleotidyl transferase AbiEii/AbiGii toxin family protein → MAKPATLDGYSDQYTLDCERVLVTLLRGLGPWKDSVYLVGGLTPRYLVAARPPAVPAHAGTLDVDIVIDLQILADTEAYHTLEDNLKKMGFERAENDAGKKLSWRWQARTEHGALMVLELELLADAPDIAGGKVQPLPTEGTISALNIPHSSIVFDLHQFTEIQAELLGGNGVATEKVKHANLVSFTCLKAFAFDQRFERKDAHDLIYCIEHAPEGLAAVADAFRKELAGKHGAVIQASLAILRNRFAQDEKTEGYRKDGPVSVAKFELGESDEPEQREARALRQRQASDVIEQLLGQIG, encoded by the coding sequence ATGGCCAAACCTGCAACGCTCGACGGCTACAGCGACCAGTACACGCTTGACTGCGAACGCGTCCTCGTGACGCTGTTGCGCGGGTTGGGGCCGTGGAAGGACTCGGTCTACTTGGTCGGCGGCCTGACCCCGAGGTATCTGGTCGCGGCTCGACCGCCCGCGGTCCCAGCGCATGCGGGCACCCTCGATGTCGATATCGTGATCGACCTGCAGATCCTCGCTGACACCGAGGCGTACCACACGCTGGAGGACAACCTCAAAAAGATGGGCTTCGAGCGCGCCGAAAATGACGCCGGCAAGAAACTCTCCTGGCGTTGGCAAGCCCGCACCGAACACGGTGCGCTGATGGTGTTGGAGTTGGAGTTGCTCGCAGATGCGCCTGATATCGCCGGCGGCAAGGTGCAGCCGCTGCCGACCGAGGGCACGATCTCCGCGCTGAATATCCCGCACTCGTCCATCGTTTTTGACCTCCATCAGTTCACCGAGATCCAGGCCGAACTGCTGGGCGGCAACGGCGTCGCGACCGAGAAGGTCAAGCACGCCAACCTGGTGAGTTTCACCTGCCTGAAGGCGTTTGCCTTCGATCAGCGTTTCGAGCGCAAGGATGCGCACGACCTGATCTACTGCATCGAGCACGCCCCCGAGGGATTGGCTGCCGTCGCCGACGCGTTCCGCAAGGAGCTGGCTGGCAAGCACGGCGCAGTGATCCAGGCCTCGCTGGCAATCTTACGCAACCGATTCGCCCAGGACGAAAAGACAGAGGGGTATCGCAAGGATGGCCCGGTGTCGGTCGCCAAGTTTGAACTTGGCGAGAGCGACGAACCCGAGCAGCGCGAGGCGAGGGCGTTGCGCCAGCGCCAAGCCAGTGACGTGATCGAGCAGCTTCTTGGACAGATCGGATAA
- a CDS encoding type IV secretory system conjugative DNA transfer family protein produces the protein MPSPFRIAVALLVAALVGMYVAGHAFLIAMNLPPQRATLLTLHEYWQVYGERPDVRRVLIASLAGSQGLMLGLVGIAMLPRRRPLHGDARFASRREIARSGLLNEHGIILGRLGNRYLVLPGQQGVALEAPPRSGKGIGVVIPNLLNWPGSAIVSDIKGENFTRTAGFRAAHGQQVHLFDPLSERERSARWNPLGYVSETPYRCIDDLQRIGTMLFPDPQAGDPFWTSSARSLFLGIALYLFETKGATRTLGEVLRQGMASDAEGFQKHWKRVIDACERTGYPLSQEAVQSLYDVIDLAPTTASSIRKTFTSRLDLWLNPMIDAATSANDFDLRELRKRPISIYVQINPDNIARLQPLLNLFFQQAIGLQTRELPENNPQLRHQVLLMLDEFPALGRIPVIADSTAFLPGYDVRTVIIVQSNSQLIEKYGIEGAKSIRKMLAARIVFPPKEYEDAEAISRELGTCTVRQKNVSRPMWGGAGKEPTVSISEQPRRLLLPQEVKELGSDRMILFYEGLRPVLAHRILYFRDRFFAPRELPPPLVPKLDVHKSSRVVATAPAATPDDRKDTPDTHPGSITNATPQGGAFALTNRQADTVAGDVLNDDLKLDDFSFDFGDVEIPIEKLSDEDIKRHADEFMAQILD, from the coding sequence TTGCCTAGCCCCTTCAGAATCGCGGTCGCGCTGCTGGTGGCGGCGCTGGTCGGCATGTACGTCGCCGGCCATGCGTTCCTGATCGCGATGAATCTGCCGCCACAGCGCGCCACGCTGCTGACCCTTCACGAGTACTGGCAGGTCTACGGCGAACGGCCGGACGTGCGCCGTGTCCTCATTGCGTCGCTGGCCGGCTCCCAGGGGCTGATGCTCGGTTTGGTCGGAATTGCCATGCTGCCTCGCCGCCGGCCGCTGCATGGCGATGCCCGATTCGCGAGCCGTCGCGAGATCGCGCGATCGGGCCTCCTGAACGAGCACGGCATCATCCTCGGGCGGCTCGGCAATCGCTACCTGGTGCTTCCCGGCCAGCAGGGCGTCGCACTCGAGGCGCCGCCGCGCAGTGGCAAGGGCATCGGCGTGGTCATCCCCAATCTGCTGAACTGGCCCGGCTCGGCCATCGTCAGCGACATCAAGGGCGAGAACTTCACGCGCACCGCCGGCTTCCGTGCGGCCCATGGGCAGCAGGTGCACCTGTTCGATCCCTTGTCCGAGCGCGAGCGCTCGGCACGCTGGAACCCGCTCGGCTACGTCTCCGAGACGCCCTACCGCTGCATCGACGATCTGCAGCGCATCGGCACGATGCTCTTTCCCGATCCACAGGCCGGTGACCCCTTCTGGACCTCCTCGGCCCGATCTCTGTTCCTGGGCATCGCCCTCTATCTCTTCGAGACCAAGGGTGCCACGCGCACCTTGGGCGAGGTCCTGCGCCAGGGCATGGCCAGCGATGCCGAGGGCTTCCAGAAGCACTGGAAGCGCGTGATCGACGCCTGCGAGCGCACGGGGTACCCCTTGTCGCAGGAAGCGGTGCAGAGCCTCTACGACGTGATCGACCTGGCGCCGACCACCGCCTCCAGCATCCGCAAGACCTTCACCAGCCGCCTGGACCTGTGGCTCAACCCGATGATCGATGCCGCCACCTCGGCCAACGATTTCGACCTGAGGGAACTGCGCAAGCGCCCGATCTCGATCTATGTGCAGATCAACCCCGACAACATCGCCCGGCTGCAGCCGCTCCTGAACCTGTTCTTCCAGCAGGCGATCGGCCTGCAAACGCGGGAACTCCCCGAGAACAATCCGCAGCTTCGCCACCAGGTGCTCCTGATGCTCGACGAATTTCCGGCGCTCGGCCGCATTCCCGTCATCGCCGACTCCACGGCCTTTCTGCCCGGGTACGACGTGCGCACCGTGATCATCGTCCAGTCCAATTCGCAGCTGATCGAGAAGTACGGCATCGAGGGCGCCAAGTCGATCCGCAAGATGCTGGCCGCACGCATCGTGTTCCCGCCCAAGGAATACGAGGACGCCGAGGCCATCTCGCGCGAACTGGGAACCTGCACCGTCCGGCAGAAGAACGTCAGCCGCCCGATGTGGGGGGGCGCGGGCAAGGAGCCGACCGTGAGCATCAGCGAGCAACCGCGCCGTCTGCTGCTGCCCCAGGAGGTCAAGGAACTGGGATCGGACCGCATGATCCTGTTCTACGAAGGCCTGCGGCCGGTGCTGGCGCACCGCATCCTCTACTTTCGCGACAGGTTCTTCGCCCCACGCGAACTGCCGCCCCCACTGGTGCCGAAGCTGGACGTGCACAAGTCCAGCCGCGTCGTCGCAACCGCTCCGGCGGCGACGCCCGACGACAGGAAAGACACACCTGACACGCATCCCGGATCCATCACCAACGCCACACCACAGGGCGGTGCCTTCGCACTGACGAACAGGCAGGCCGATACCGTGGCCGGCGATGTACTGAACGACGACCTGAAACTGGACGACTTCTCGTTCGACTTCGGCGACGTGGAGATTCCCATCGAGAAGCTCAGTGACGAGGACATCAAGCGCCACGCCGATGAGTTCATGGCGCAGATCCTGGACTGA
- a CDS encoding LPD7 domain-containing protein gives MSTDRSSGNQAPNGTESTAPWNDAGSIQGDAPAAGRGHSRVPDAIERRHLRIDNRYFFPDRTLAFIDDGGRLRVRTENREVLHSVVAIAEARGWRVIELTGTETFRQGMWHEAALRGIEARGYDPTSAEILQVRRALRKRASPSHENGRGPMPVSLDREAATVHQGAVPAEAPSNSSLHPHEEPQDRRFERGGPRSPVRGMLVAAAAAPYQFDPAQRMSFYVTVRAETGDRTIWGTDLERALAESSSQPRIGDQVVLAQLGTRPVNVRVAARNAEGELVGEKKIVAQRARWRIETSDHLRAMEHHAMRIRTGELLSDATRGLPELATAAADLKLAEQYAQRVTSDPSSQQRLVQLIRERIAEALAQGRAIHLPDRLPRAARMHARERTARSREELSHERV, from the coding sequence ATGTCCACAGACCGTTCTTCCGGAAACCAAGCTCCGAACGGGACCGAGAGCACCGCACCTTGGAATGACGCAGGCTCCATCCAGGGAGATGCGCCTGCTGCAGGCCGTGGTCATTCCCGGGTGCCCGATGCCATCGAGCGCCGCCACCTGCGCATCGACAATCGCTACTTCTTCCCGGACCGCACCCTCGCGTTCATCGACGACGGCGGCCGTCTCCGCGTGCGGACCGAGAACCGCGAGGTGCTGCACAGCGTCGTGGCGATCGCCGAAGCGCGCGGCTGGCGGGTCATCGAACTCACGGGCACTGAGACCTTCCGCCAGGGCATGTGGCACGAAGCCGCGCTGCGAGGCATCGAGGCCCGAGGCTACGACCCGACCTCGGCTGAGATCCTCCAGGTCCGGCGTGCGTTGAGGAAAAGAGCGTCGCCCTCGCACGAGAACGGACGGGGTCCGATGCCTGTGTCGCTGGACCGCGAAGCAGCAACTGTGCACCAAGGCGCCGTACCCGCCGAAGCCCCCAGCAATTCCAGTCTTCATCCACACGAAGAACCGCAAGACCGCCGATTCGAGCGCGGAGGACCAAGATCGCCTGTCAGGGGGATGCTCGTGGCGGCCGCCGCAGCACCCTATCAATTCGATCCGGCGCAGCGCATGTCCTTCTACGTGACGGTTCGCGCCGAGACCGGGGACCGAACCATCTGGGGTACGGACCTCGAGCGGGCCCTCGCAGAGTCTTCTTCGCAACCGCGCATTGGCGACCAGGTGGTGCTCGCGCAGCTCGGCACCCGTCCGGTCAACGTCCGGGTGGCAGCCCGCAATGCGGAAGGTGAGCTGGTCGGCGAAAAGAAAATTGTCGCGCAGCGTGCGCGGTGGCGCATCGAGACATCCGATCACCTTCGCGCGATGGAACACCACGCCATGCGCATACGCACCGGGGAATTGCTGTCCGATGCGACCCGGGGTCTCCCCGAACTGGCCACGGCGGCGGCGGATCTCAAGCTGGCCGAGCAGTACGCACAGCGCGTGACCAGCGATCCGTCCTCCCAGCAGCGCCTCGTACAGCTGATTCGCGAGCGGATCGCGGAGGCGCTGGCCCAAGGCCGCGCCATCCACCTTCCGGATCGACTCCCGCGCGCCGCACGCATGCATGCGCGCGAACGCACGGCCCGAAGCCGGGAGGAGTTGAGCCACGAGCGCGTCTAG
- a CDS encoding IS3 family transposase (programmed frameshift) → MARYGQAFKDRAVARLLPPESSALEVVAREVGIGVETLERWREDAQSMPARGRAWTARARLEAVITTAAMPEAAKSAWCREHGVYPADLDKWRSSATAALAQPEEARASPQATRADRKRIKELERDLLRKDRALAETAALLVLFKKSRGDLPQGRGRMIGLEDRRIVAQNISKAHTAGARLRLACESAGIDVRTLQRWQAHEGLTAGDGRPQAVRPIPGHALSQEERAQLLAVANEPRFAAVPPARIVPMLADEGVYLASESSFSRVLRAHGQSAHRGRAKAPRVVRPPTTHIAETPRQVWCWDMTYLPAQVLGRWFHLYLILDLYSRKIVGWEVHDTDDSDHAVHLVRRTALAEGIATLDTKPVLHGDNGSTLKATTVLAMLNWLGVKPSYSRPRVSDDNAYAEALFRTAKYRPEFPARGFADLDHARSWAAGFVRWYNHDHRHSGIRYVSPAQRHNGDDQAILAARHALYTRARALNPARWSGPTRNWSPIGAVTLNPERDCIVQAHARNPNIQPLAA, encoded by the exons GTGGCTCGATACGGACAAGCATTCAAGGACCGGGCGGTAGCAAGGTTGCTGCCGCCGGAGAGTTCGGCGCTGGAGGTAGTGGCGCGCGAGGTTGGCATTGGAGTGGAGACACTGGAGCGTTGGCGCGAGGATGCGCAGTCCATGCCCGCCCGAGGGCGGGCATGGACTGCGCGCGCGCGGCTTGAGGCGGTGATCACGACGGCGGCGATGCCCGAGGCGGCCAAGAGCGCCTGGTGCCGCGAGCACGGGGTATACCCAGCCGATCTGGACAAGTGGCGATCGAGCGCCACTGCCGCGCTGGCACAGCCTGAAGAGGCCCGTGCCAGCCCGCAGGCCACGCGGGCCGACCGCAAACGCATCAAGGAGCTCGAGCGCGACCTGCTGCGCAAGGACCGGGCGCTGGCCGAGACCGCAGCCCTGTTGGTACTCT TCAAAAAATCTCGAGGCGATCTTCCACAAGGGAGGGGACGAATGATCGGCCTCGAAGATCGCCGGATCGTGGCCCAGAACATCTCCAAGGCTCACACCGCCGGCGCGCGGCTGCGCCTGGCCTGCGAGAGCGCCGGCATCGACGTGCGCACCCTGCAGCGTTGGCAGGCTCATGAAGGCCTCACCGCGGGCGATGGCAGGCCGCAGGCCGTGCGCCCCATACCCGGCCATGCCCTGAGCCAGGAAGAGCGCGCACAGCTGCTGGCGGTGGCCAATGAGCCGCGGTTCGCTGCCGTGCCGCCGGCGCGCATCGTGCCCATGCTGGCCGATGAGGGTGTGTACTTGGCCAGCGAGTCCAGCTTCAGTCGCGTCCTGCGCGCGCACGGGCAGAGCGCCCATCGCGGTCGTGCCAAGGCGCCCAGGGTCGTGCGCCCTCCCACGACGCACATCGCCGAGACACCGCGACAAGTCTGGTGCTGGGACATGACGTACCTGCCCGCGCAGGTGCTCGGGCGCTGGTTCCATCTCTACCTGATCCTGGACCTGTACAGCCGCAAGATCGTGGGCTGGGAGGTTCACGACACGGACGACTCCGACCATGCCGTGCACCTGGTGCGCCGCACGGCGCTGGCCGAGGGCATCGCCACCCTGGACACCAAGCCGGTGCTGCATGGCGACAACGGCTCCACATTGAAGGCCACGACAGTGCTGGCGATGCTCAACTGGCTGGGCGTGAAGCCGTCGTACTCCAGGCCTCGCGTGAGCGACGACAACGCCTATGCGGAAGCATTGTTCAGAACGGCCAAGTACCGCCCGGAGTTCCCCGCCAGGGGCTTCGCCGACCTGGACCACGCGCGCTCCTGGGCGGCCGGCTTCGTGCGTTGGTACAACCATGACCATCGACACAGCGGCATTCGCTACGTCAGCCCTGCGCAACGCCACAACGGCGACGATCAAGCCATCCTCGCTGCTCGCCACGCGCTGTACACCCGTGCACGCGCGCTCAACCCAGCACGATGGTCAGGGCCTACACGCAACTGGTCGCCCATCGGCGCAGTGACTCTCAACCCCGAACGTGACTGCATCGTTCAGGCACATGCGAGGAACCCCAACATACAGCCGCTGGCTGCATGA
- a CDS encoding TraX family protein, translated as MSRRLQIRNRVKTQPQVSAWSISNGSLEALKWVGLLLMAGDHVNKYLLHESSPALYALGRMAMPLFGFVLMVNLTRPGALESGLHLRVMKRLAIFALLATPAFVHLVGWWPLNILATLLLATLIVWLLERDGWAARCMALIAFLVGGAVVEFWWPALLCCLGAWAFLRRSTGLRMLLWALAMASLTAINGNFAAVAALLLIWGARQVEIPLPRSRWVFYAFYPIHLSLIALVLIVTEN; from the coding sequence ATGTCCCGAAGGCTCCAGATTCGCAACCGAGTGAAAACTCAGCCGCAGGTGAGCGCCTGGTCGATCTCGAACGGCTCGCTCGAAGCGCTCAAATGGGTCGGTCTGTTGCTCATGGCGGGCGATCACGTCAACAAGTACCTGCTGCATGAGTCGAGCCCGGCTCTCTACGCATTGGGTCGCATGGCGATGCCGCTCTTCGGCTTCGTGCTCATGGTCAACCTGACACGCCCCGGAGCGCTCGAGAGCGGCTTGCACCTGCGCGTCATGAAGCGACTGGCGATCTTTGCCCTGCTGGCGACACCAGCTTTCGTTCATCTGGTCGGCTGGTGGCCGTTGAACATCCTTGCCACCCTTTTACTGGCAACGCTGATCGTCTGGCTGCTGGAGCGGGACGGCTGGGCCGCGCGCTGCATGGCCTTGATCGCCTTCCTCGTTGGTGGCGCCGTGGTGGAGTTCTGGTGGCCGGCGCTGCTCTGCTGCCTGGGCGCCTGGGCGTTCCTGCGCAGGTCCACCGGTCTGCGGATGCTGTTGTGGGCGTTGGCGATGGCTTCACTCACTGCCATCAACGGCAACTTCGCCGCAGTGGCGGCCCTGCTCTTGATTTGGGGAGCTCGGCAGGTCGAGATTCCGTTGCCGCGCAGTCGGTGGGTCTTCTACGCCTTCTATCCAATCCACCTCTCGCTGATTGCCCTGGTGTTGATCGTCACCGAAAATTGA
- a CDS encoding helix-turn-helix domain-containing protein: MRSLSAVRIGTQVKSLRMAADVSGGALAKTSGISASMLSRIERGLVSPSVETLERLANGLGVPTSRFFGDQARRTDFCHVRAGHGVLVDRIGAVADYRYELLGHLLSGNLFVEPYLVTLLPGADPYVTFQHPGLKFLYFLSGEVMYRYGGKSVAVGAGDSLLFDATALHGIEAIQTPPVSYLSVVFTLRE; the protein is encoded by the coding sequence GTGCGCAGCCTGTCCGCGGTACGCATCGGGACGCAGGTGAAGTCGCTGCGCATGGCGGCCGACGTATCTGGCGGCGCGCTGGCTAAGACCTCGGGGATTTCGGCCTCGATGCTTTCGCGCATCGAGCGTGGGCTGGTCTCGCCTTCGGTGGAGACACTGGAGCGCCTCGCGAATGGTCTTGGGGTGCCGACGTCGCGGTTCTTCGGGGACCAGGCGCGGCGCACTGACTTCTGCCATGTGCGCGCAGGACATGGTGTCTTGGTCGATCGCATCGGCGCGGTAGCGGACTACCGCTACGAGCTGCTGGGCCACCTGCTGTCGGGCAACCTGTTCGTCGAGCCCTACCTGGTCACGCTGCTGCCCGGCGCCGATCCCTATGTGACCTTCCAGCATCCGGGCCTCAAGTTCCTGTACTTCCTGTCCGGGGAGGTCATGTACCGCTACGGCGGCAAGTCGGTGGCGGTCGGGGCGGGGGACTCGCTGCTGTTCGATGCGACCGCGCTGCATGGGATCGAGGCCATCCAGACCCCGCCGGTCTCCTACCTCTCCGTGGTGTTCACGCTGCGAGAGTAG
- a CDS encoding TOTE conflict system archaeo-eukaryotic primase domain-containing protein, with product MNSPSCAENSRLIALLESHGIEWRTRQQPSPSPVEPSRLSTDEKVAIFRRLFRGRTDVFPVRWESKTTGKSGYAPACANEWRTGVCEKPRIKCGDCGNRLLVPLSDAVIYKHLAGEHTVGVYPLLEDDSCHFLAVDFDEAEWRDDAQAFMQSCAGLGVPAALEVSRSGQGAHAWVFFAVRVSARDARRLGTAIISHTCERTRQLRLTSYDRLFPNQDTMPRGGFGNLIALPLQKGPRERGYSVFVDAEQRPYPDQWAFLASLQPMAAHDIEPTILRATSGIHPLDITFIDDEDLATPWKRESTASKKLPGTMPRSLTMTVANLIYFEKAQLPQPLANRLIRLAAFQNPEFYKAQAMRVSVWDKPRVIGCAENYPQHIALPRGCLDASLSLLRENGIACELRDERFKGQPLDVSFVGNLRQDQQTAVAAMLPFDAGVLCAPTAFGKTVIAAAMIAEKGVNTLVLVHRTELLKQWQERLQTFLGVGTAVVGTIGGGKAKPTGRIDIAVMQSLSRRGEVNPLVEDYGHVIVDECHHVGAVSIDAILKRTKAKYVLGLTATPFRRDGQQPIIFMQCGPIRHTAATPAGAPHDLEVVPRSRHARIDLPQDAGIQNVFQHLANDQARTEAIAAEVRDAFAQGRKILVLTERTEHLNAIEATLDGLGSDLFVLHGRMSRKQRAALVAGLDALAPDAPRVLLATGKLVGEGFDHPPLDTLVLAMPVSWKGTLQQYAGRLHREHVSKADVRIIDFVDTGHPALLRMWDKRQRGYRAMGYRTDAGTVPNEGLF from the coding sequence ATGAACTCACCAAGCTGCGCGGAGAACAGCCGGCTGATCGCGCTGCTCGAATCGCACGGCATCGAATGGCGGACGCGGCAGCAGCCGTCCCCATCGCCCGTCGAGCCATCGAGACTGTCCACTGACGAGAAGGTCGCTATCTTCCGACGGCTCTTCCGCGGTCGTACCGATGTGTTTCCCGTCCGATGGGAGAGCAAGACCACCGGCAAGTCGGGCTACGCGCCGGCTTGCGCGAATGAGTGGCGCACCGGGGTGTGCGAGAAGCCGCGCATCAAGTGCGGAGACTGCGGCAATCGTCTGCTCGTCCCGCTGTCGGACGCGGTGATCTACAAGCACCTGGCTGGCGAGCATACGGTCGGGGTGTATCCGCTGCTGGAGGACGACAGCTGTCATTTCCTGGCCGTCGACTTCGACGAGGCCGAATGGCGGGACGATGCGCAGGCGTTCATGCAGTCTTGCGCGGGGCTGGGCGTGCCAGCAGCGCTGGAGGTCTCGCGCTCCGGTCAAGGCGCCCATGCCTGGGTGTTCTTTGCTGTTCGCGTGTCGGCGCGCGATGCCCGCCGCCTCGGCACAGCCATCATCAGCCACACCTGCGAGCGCACGCGGCAGCTCCGGCTCACTTCCTACGACCGACTGTTTCCGAATCAGGACACGATGCCCAGAGGCGGCTTTGGTAACCTGATCGCCCTGCCTCTGCAGAAGGGGCCGCGCGAAAGGGGCTACAGCGTCTTCGTCGACGCCGAGCAGCGCCCCTACCCGGACCAGTGGGCGTTCCTGGCCTCCCTCCAGCCGATGGCCGCACACGACATCGAGCCGACCATCCTGCGGGCCACGAGTGGCATCCATCCGTTGGATATCACCTTCATTGACGACGAGGATCTGGCCACGCCCTGGAAACGCGAAAGCACAGCGTCGAAGAAGTTGCCGGGAACCATGCCCCGCTCGCTGACGATGACCGTGGCCAACCTGATCTACTTCGAGAAGGCGCAACTGCCCCAGCCCCTCGCCAATCGACTGATCCGTCTGGCGGCGTTCCAGAACCCCGAGTTTTACAAGGCGCAGGCGATGCGGGTGTCGGTGTGGGACAAGCCACGGGTCATCGGCTGCGCCGAGAACTACCCGCAACACATCGCCTTGCCCCGCGGGTGTCTGGATGCCTCCCTGTCGCTGCTGCGCGAGAACGGCATCGCGTGTGAGCTGCGAGACGAGCGCTTCAAGGGCCAGCCGCTGGACGTGTCGTTCGTCGGCAATCTGCGTCAAGACCAGCAGACCGCCGTCGCTGCGATGCTGCCGTTTGATGCCGGGGTGCTGTGCGCACCGACTGCCTTTGGCAAGACAGTCATCGCCGCGGCGATGATCGCCGAGAAAGGCGTCAACACGCTGGTACTGGTGCATCGCACGGAACTGCTGAAGCAATGGCAGGAGCGGCTGCAGACCTTTCTGGGCGTCGGTACGGCCGTGGTCGGCACCATTGGCGGCGGCAAGGCCAAGCCGACCGGCAGGATCGACATTGCCGTGATGCAGTCTTTGTCCCGCCGGGGTGAGGTGAACCCGCTGGTCGAGGACTACGGCCACGTGATCGTCGACGAGTGCCACCACGTCGGCGCGGTCTCGATCGACGCCATCCTGAAGCGGACCAAGGCGAAATACGTGCTTGGCCTGACCGCCACGCCGTTCCGACGCGACGGGCAGCAGCCGATCATCTTCATGCAGTGCGGGCCGATCCGTCACACGGCGGCCACGCCGGCCGGGGCACCGCACGATCTGGAGGTGGTGCCGCGGTCCCGCCATGCCCGGATCGATTTGCCGCAAGATGCCGGCATCCAGAATGTATTCCAGCATCTGGCTAACGATCAGGCGAGGACTGAAGCCATCGCAGCCGAGGTGCGCGATGCCTTCGCGCAGGGTCGCAAGATACTGGTCCTGACGGAGCGCACGGAACATCTCAACGCGATTGAGGCAACCCTCGACGGCCTCGGGTCGGACCTCTTCGTGCTGCATGGCCGGATGTCCAGAAAGCAGCGTGCGGCGCTGGTGGCAGGCCTTGATGCGTTGGCGCCCGACGCACCGCGGGTCCTCCTGGCGACCGGCAAGTTGGTTGGCGAGGGCTTCGACCACCCGCCGCTGGACACGCTGGTGCTCGCCATGCCGGTGTCCTGGAAAGGGACGCTGCAGCAGTACGCCGGTCGCCTGCACCGGGAGCACGTCAGCAAGGCCGACGTGCGAATCATCGACTTCGTGGACACCGGCCATCCCGCGTTGCTGCGTATGTGGGATAAGCGTCAGCGCGGATACCGAGCGATGGGATATCGGACCGACGCCGGCACCGTGCCGAATGAAGGTCTGTTTTGA